In Hevea brasiliensis isolate MT/VB/25A 57/8 chromosome 13, ASM3005281v1, whole genome shotgun sequence, a single genomic region encodes these proteins:
- the LOC110660048 gene encoding probable methyltransferase At1g29790, translating to MGSDESEAYPKKHSQQAQTKFKLKMLVLVILTNLLTIYIFTNLSGYTNHIPFPIWDSADLLHELNSTRDQLAATHLLIAELQQKLNSSNLLVQALLIELRSQHEALADQKVSQPMMRFIDKFGIAVSDELTLAVGPHKLPLGYSPRVGSDEVYPPVGAACLKYQEELSQYMTYEVGGECPMDDVFAQTLMMRGCEPLPRRRCRPKPPANYKEPIPLPQSLWATPSDTSIVWDPYTCKSYKCLIERKNVPGYFDCKDCFDLQGREKTRWMFDNGGLDYEIDQVLKAKPHGTIRIGLDIGGGTGTFAARMNERNVTIITSSMNLDGPFNSFIASRGLIPIHVGVSQRLPFFENTLDIVHSMHILSNWIPDAMLEFTLYDIYRVLRPGGLFWLDHFFCLGSQLNQTYIPMLDRVGFKKLRWNAGMKLDRGIHKNEWYFSALLEKPMT from the coding sequence atggGAAGTGATGAGTCTGAGGCGTACCCAAAAAAGCACTCACAACAGGCTCAAACTAAGTTCAAGCTCAAGATGCTTGTGCTTGTAATACTCACCAATCTTCTCACTATCTATATCTTCACGAACCTTTCTGGCTACACCAATCACATTCCTTTCCCTATTTGGGATTCTGCGGATCTTCTTCATGAGCTCAACTCTACTAGAGACCAACTTGCTGCTACACATTTGTTGATTGCCGAGTTGCAACAGAAGCTCAACTCCTCCAACTTGCTTGTGCAAGCCCTTCTCATAGAACTTCGTAGCCAGCATGAGGCACTTGCTGATCAGAAAGTGAGCCAGCCCATGATGAGGTTCATTGATAAATTTGGGATTGCTGTGTCTGATGAGCTTACGCTAGCAGTAGGTCCTCACAAGCTCCCATTAGGGTACTCACCAAGGGTAGGGTCTGATGAGGTCTATCCGCCAGTGGGTGCAGCCTGCTTGAAGTATCAAGAGGAATTGTCTCAGTATATGACATATGAAGTTGGTGGGGAATGTCCAATGGATGATGTGTTTGCTCAAACGTTGATGATGAGAGGTTGTGAGCCTCTCCCTCGCAGGAGATGTCGTCCTAAGCCTCCGGCAAACTACAAGGAGCCAATCCCATTACCACAGTCTCTCTGGGCAACCCCGTCAGACACCAGCATTGTCTGGGATCCTTATACATGCAAAAGCTACAAGTGCCTCATCGAACGAAAAAATGTACCAGGCTACTTCGACTGCAAAGATTGCTTCGACTTGCAGGGGAGGGAGAAGACAAGGTGGATGTTCGATAATGGAGGACTCGATTATGAGATTGATCAAGTTCTCAAAGCAAAACCTCATGGAACTATCCGTATTGGACTTGACATAGGCGGTGGGACTGGAACATTTGCAGCTAGAATGAATGAACGAAATGTTACCATTATCACAAGCTCAATGAATCTGGATGGTCCATTCAACAGCTTCATTGCATCGAGAGGATTGATCCCGATCCATGTTGGTGTTTCTCAAAGGCTTCCATTCTTTGAGAACACATTGGATATAGTTCACTCCATGCATATTCTAAGCAACTGGATTCCAGATGCCATGCTTGAGTTCACATTGTATGATATATACAGGGTGTTGAGGCCAGGAGGACTCTTCTGGCTTGATCATTTCTTCTGCCTGGGATCACAGCTTAATCAGACTTACATTCCAATGTTGGACCGTGTTGGATTCAAGAAGCTAAGGTGGAATGCTGGCATGAAGCTCGATCGAGGAATCCACAAAAATGAGTGGTATTTCTCGGCCCTGCTAGAGAAACCAATGACCTGA